One stretch of Pyxidicoccus trucidator DNA includes these proteins:
- the plsX gene encoding phosphate acyltransferase PlsX, translating to MRLVLDAMGGDHAPAAPVEGALLFARAHPAHEVLLVGDQARLTPLLGRGRPPANLQVHHASEVVEMDDHASTAFRRKRDSSLRVGFELVREGRADALVSAGNSGAVMAGGLLTLGRLPGVERPAIAALFPALKGGGRCLLLDAGANVDCRPSHLAQFAVMGEAYVRARLGVARPRVGVLSNGEEASKGTPLTREASDLLRRSDLEFVGYVEGKDLFSGDVQVVVTDGFTGNIVLKTSEGVGMGVIGLLRQAIEKRGGLPEKLGALLLQPALAGLRRVVDYAEYGGAPLLGIQGVGIVAHGRSTPRALYNALGAALAMAEGGVQGELTRCIERASVWLPTHQKGKKATDAAVSD from the coding sequence ATGAGGCTGGTGCTGGATGCCATGGGCGGCGATCACGCCCCCGCCGCTCCGGTGGAGGGGGCGCTGCTCTTCGCCCGGGCACACCCCGCCCATGAGGTGCTGCTGGTGGGCGATCAGGCGCGGCTGACCCCGCTGCTGGGGCGAGGCCGGCCTCCGGCCAACCTCCAGGTCCACCATGCCTCGGAGGTGGTGGAGATGGACGACCACGCCTCCACGGCCTTCCGCCGGAAGCGGGACTCGTCCCTGCGGGTGGGCTTCGAGCTCGTCCGGGAGGGCAGGGCGGATGCGCTGGTGTCGGCGGGCAACTCCGGGGCCGTCATGGCGGGCGGGCTGCTGACGCTGGGGCGGCTGCCCGGGGTGGAGCGGCCGGCCATCGCCGCCCTCTTCCCCGCCCTCAAGGGCGGAGGCCGCTGCCTGCTGCTGGACGCGGGCGCCAACGTGGACTGCCGCCCCTCCCACCTGGCCCAGTTCGCCGTCATGGGAGAGGCGTACGTGCGCGCCCGCCTGGGCGTCGCCCGGCCCCGGGTGGGGGTGCTCTCCAACGGAGAGGAGGCGTCCAAGGGCACGCCGCTCACCCGCGAGGCCAGTGACTTGCTGCGCCGCTCGGACCTGGAGTTCGTGGGCTACGTGGAGGGCAAGGACCTCTTCTCCGGCGATGTGCAGGTGGTCGTCACCGACGGCTTCACCGGCAACATCGTCCTCAAGACGTCCGAGGGCGTGGGCATGGGCGTCATCGGCCTGCTGCGTCAGGCCATCGAGAAGCGGGGCGGCCTGCCGGAGAAGCTGGGCGCGCTGCTGCTCCAACCTGCCCTGGCGGGTCTCCGGCGGGTGGTGGACTACGCCGAGTACGGCGGCGCTCCCCTGCTGGGCATCCAGGGAGTTGGCATCGTCGCGCACGGCCGCTCCACGCCACGCGCCCTCTACAACGCGCTGGGTGCGGCGCTGGCCATGGCAGAGGGCGGAGTCCAGGGAGAGCTGACGCGTTGCATTGAGCGGGCCAGTGTCTGGCTCCCTACCCACCAGAAGGGAAAAAAGGCGACAGACGCCGCGGTTTCCGATTAG
- the ribD gene encoding bifunctional diaminohydroxyphosphoribosylaminopyrimidine deaminase/5-amino-6-(5-phosphoribosylamino)uracil reductase RibD: MRLLTRARLEATRAPRAKRAADFDRAVAEFFMRIALEEAAKGLGRTSPNPVVGAVLVKGGRIIARGYHKKAGTAHAEVVALEAAGSKAKGADLYTTLEPCDHYGRTPPCSLAIREAGVRRVICASADPNPQVSGKGVARLRRAGVQVLTGVLQEEADTLNRPFFKVMRTGLPWVTLKAAVTLDGKLATATGDSRWVTGEPARAWVHKLRDSVDVILVGANTVRKDDPKLTTRIPGGGGKDPLRVVVDSHLRLSPGYTVFTQRSPARTVIATLEDPEGRKAQRFLAQGVEVWQVRQKAGRVDLKALLKRIAKSGLNHVLVEGGAELYGSFLRGHLADALALFLAPKLIGSPGLSWAGDLGVKEMAQAVSVSDLTFERHGQDVLLQALL; the protein is encoded by the coding sequence ATGAGGCTGCTGACGCGGGCACGGTTGGAGGCAACGAGGGCGCCCCGGGCGAAGCGGGCGGCGGACTTCGACCGCGCGGTGGCCGAGTTCTTCATGCGGATTGCCCTGGAGGAGGCCGCCAAGGGGCTGGGCCGCACGAGTCCCAACCCGGTGGTGGGCGCGGTGCTGGTGAAGGGTGGGCGCATCATCGCCCGCGGCTACCACAAGAAGGCGGGCACGGCGCACGCCGAGGTGGTGGCGCTGGAGGCGGCGGGCTCGAAGGCGAAGGGCGCGGACCTCTACACCACGCTGGAGCCGTGCGACCACTACGGGCGCACGCCGCCGTGCAGCCTGGCGATTCGGGAGGCCGGGGTGCGCCGGGTCATCTGCGCGTCCGCGGACCCCAATCCCCAGGTGAGCGGCAAGGGCGTGGCCCGGCTGCGGCGCGCCGGGGTGCAGGTGCTCACGGGCGTGCTCCAGGAAGAGGCGGACACGCTCAACCGGCCCTTCTTCAAGGTGATGCGCACGGGCCTGCCGTGGGTGACGCTGAAGGCCGCGGTGACGCTGGACGGGAAGCTGGCCACGGCGACGGGGGACTCGCGCTGGGTGACGGGCGAGCCGGCGCGCGCGTGGGTGCACAAGCTGCGCGACTCGGTGGACGTCATCCTGGTGGGCGCCAACACGGTGCGGAAGGATGACCCGAAGCTCACCACCCGGATTCCGGGCGGAGGGGGCAAGGACCCGCTGCGCGTGGTGGTGGACAGCCACCTGCGCCTGTCTCCGGGCTACACCGTCTTCACCCAGCGCAGCCCCGCGCGCACCGTCATCGCCACGCTGGAGGACCCGGAGGGCCGCAAGGCGCAGCGCTTCCTCGCCCAGGGCGTGGAGGTGTGGCAGGTGCGCCAGAAGGCGGGCCGGGTGGACCTGAAGGCCCTGCTGAAGCGCATCGCCAAGAGCGGCCTCAACCACGTGCTGGTGGAGGGTGGGGCGGAGCTGTACGGCTCCTTCCTGCGCGGGCACCTGGCGGATGCGCTGGCCCTGTTCCTCGCGCCGAAGCTGATTGGCAGCCCGGGCCTGTCGTGGGCAGGGGATTTGGGCGTGAAGGAGATGGCCCAGGCCGTGTCCGTGAGCGACCTGACCTTCGAGCGTCACGGACAGGACGTGCTGCTCCAGGCGCTGCTGTAG
- the glyA gene encoding serine hydroxymethyltransferase — protein sequence MENTRTLADVDPEIARAVREETQRQEEGLELIASENFVSPAVMEAVGSVLTNKYAEGYPGKRYYGGCEVVDVAETLAINRAKELFGADSANVQAHSGSQANMGAFMALMKPGDTMLSLDLNSGGHLTHGAAFNFSGKMYKVVHYGLTRDTETIDFAQVEALAKEHKPKVIVVGASAYPRTLDFAKFREIADAVGAAMLVDMAHIAGLVAAGVHPSPVPFAEIVTSTTHKTLRGPRGGLVLSREQYAKSINSQIFPGIQGGPLMHVIAGKAVAFREALTPEFKAYQQQIVANAKALAEALKGAGLRLCSGGTDNHLMLVDLRPKKLTGKVAEEVLGKAGITVNKNMIPFDPEKPMVTSGVRVGTPAITTRGMREAEMAVVGRLIGEALDAAQDDAALTRIRGKVKELSQGFPLYTSRLK from the coding sequence ATGGAGAACACCCGCACGCTGGCCGACGTGGACCCGGAGATTGCCCGGGCCGTCCGCGAGGAGACCCAGCGCCAGGAGGAGGGGCTGGAGCTCATCGCCTCCGAGAACTTCGTCTCTCCGGCTGTCATGGAGGCGGTGGGCTCGGTGCTCACCAACAAGTACGCGGAGGGATACCCCGGCAAGCGCTACTACGGCGGCTGCGAGGTGGTGGACGTCGCGGAGACGCTCGCCATCAACCGCGCGAAGGAATTGTTCGGCGCGGACTCGGCCAACGTGCAGGCGCACTCCGGCAGCCAGGCCAACATGGGCGCCTTCATGGCGCTGATGAAGCCGGGCGACACCATGCTGTCGCTGGACCTGAACTCCGGCGGCCACCTCACGCACGGCGCGGCCTTCAACTTCTCCGGCAAGATGTACAAGGTCGTCCACTACGGCCTGACGCGCGACACGGAGACCATCGACTTCGCCCAGGTGGAGGCGCTGGCCAAGGAGCACAAGCCCAAGGTCATCGTCGTGGGCGCCAGCGCGTATCCGCGCACGCTCGACTTCGCGAAGTTCCGCGAAATCGCCGACGCGGTGGGCGCGGCGATGCTGGTGGACATGGCGCACATCGCCGGCCTGGTGGCCGCGGGCGTACACCCGTCGCCGGTGCCCTTCGCCGAAATCGTCACCAGCACCACGCACAAGACGCTGCGCGGCCCGCGCGGCGGCCTGGTGCTGAGCCGCGAGCAGTACGCGAAGTCCATCAACAGCCAGATCTTCCCCGGCATCCAGGGCGGCCCGCTGATGCACGTCATCGCCGGCAAGGCGGTGGCCTTCCGCGAGGCGCTGACGCCGGAGTTCAAGGCGTACCAGCAGCAGATTGTCGCCAACGCGAAGGCGCTGGCGGAGGCGCTGAAGGGCGCGGGCCTGCGGCTGTGCTCGGGCGGCACGGACAACCACCTGATGCTGGTGGACCTGCGGCCCAAGAAGCTCACGGGCAAGGTGGCCGAGGAGGTGCTCGGCAAGGCCGGCATCACCGTGAACAAGAACATGATTCCGTTCGACCCGGAGAAGCCGATGGTGACGTCCGGCGTCCGGGTGGGCACGCCGGCCATCACGACGCGCGGCATGCGCGAGGCGGAGATGGCGGTGGTGGGACGGCTCATCGGCGAGGCGCTGGACGCGGCGCAGGACGACGCGGCCCTGACGCGCATCCGGGGCAAGGTGAAGGAGCTGTCGCAGGGCTTCCCGCTGTACACCTCGCGGCTGAAGTAG
- the rpmF gene encoding 50S ribosomal protein L32, whose amino-acid sequence MGVPKKRTSKMRRDRRRAANSNLRTAVQVTKCPNCKEPVMPHRACTACGQYKGREVQPQAGA is encoded by the coding sequence GTGGGTGTCCCCAAGAAGCGTACTTCGAAGATGCGTCGCGACCGCCGCCGCGCGGCCAACAGCAACCTGCGTACCGCTGTGCAGGTGACCAAGTGCCCCAACTGCAAGGAGCCGGTGATGCCTCACCGCGCCTGCACCGCCTGCGGCCAGTACAAGGGCCGTGAAGTGCAGCCCCAGGCTGGGGCCTGA
- the fabF gene encoding beta-ketoacyl-ACP synthase II encodes MSNRRVVITGTGLISALGTGTEKNWQAMLAGKSGIAAVTRFDPLKIDTRIAGEVKDFEPETFIDRREVRRMDLYAQYALAAADMAVKESGIPIGPDKPHGYTPEKVGVIVGSGIGGISSLEEQHRKGLEKGFDRLSPFFIIQMIINMAPGLISMRYNCKGPNWAPVSACATSAHAIGEAWKSIKLGETDAAIAGGAEAAITPLGLGGFSVMKALSTRNEDPAGASRPFDKERDGFVMGEGAGILVLEELEHAKKRGAKILAELVGYGANSDAYHVTQPAPEGEGAARCMRLALQSAGMNPQDVGYINAHGTSTPFNDANETKAIKAVFGDHARKLAVSSTKSMTGHMLGAAGGAEGVVSALVLSRNVLPPTINMTSPDPDCDLDYVPNQAREARVDAVMSNSFGFGGTNAVLLFKRF; translated from the coding sequence GTGTCGAACCGTCGAGTCGTCATCACCGGTACCGGGCTCATCTCGGCACTGGGCACTGGAACCGAGAAGAACTGGCAGGCGATGCTCGCCGGCAAGTCGGGTATTGCTGCGGTCACGCGCTTTGATCCGTTGAAGATCGACACGCGCATCGCCGGTGAGGTGAAGGACTTCGAGCCGGAGACGTTCATCGACAGGCGCGAGGTGCGCCGGATGGACCTGTATGCCCAGTACGCCCTGGCCGCCGCGGACATGGCCGTCAAGGAGTCGGGCATTCCCATCGGCCCGGACAAGCCGCACGGCTACACCCCGGAGAAGGTGGGCGTCATCGTCGGCTCGGGCATCGGCGGCATCTCCTCGCTGGAGGAGCAGCACCGCAAGGGGCTGGAGAAGGGGTTCGACCGGCTGTCGCCCTTCTTCATCATCCAGATGATCATCAACATGGCGCCCGGCCTCATCTCCATGCGGTACAACTGCAAGGGCCCCAACTGGGCTCCGGTGTCCGCTTGTGCCACCAGCGCCCACGCCATTGGCGAGGCCTGGAAGTCCATCAAGCTGGGCGAGACGGACGCGGCCATCGCCGGCGGCGCCGAGGCGGCCATCACCCCGCTGGGGCTGGGTGGCTTCTCGGTGATGAAGGCGCTGTCCACGCGCAACGAGGACCCGGCAGGGGCCAGCCGGCCCTTCGACAAGGAGCGCGACGGCTTCGTCATGGGCGAGGGCGCGGGCATCCTGGTGCTGGAGGAGCTGGAGCACGCGAAGAAGCGCGGCGCCAAGATTCTGGCGGAGCTGGTGGGCTACGGGGCCAACTCGGACGCCTACCACGTGACGCAGCCCGCTCCGGAGGGCGAGGGCGCGGCGCGCTGCATGCGGCTGGCGCTCCAGTCCGCGGGGATGAACCCGCAGGACGTGGGCTACATCAACGCGCACGGCACCTCCACCCCGTTCAACGACGCGAACGAGACGAAGGCCATCAAGGCGGTGTTCGGCGACCACGCGCGCAAGCTCGCGGTGTCGTCCACCAAGTCCATGACGGGCCACATGCTCGGCGCGGCCGGTGGGGCGGAGGGCGTGGTCAGCGCGCTGGTGCTGTCGCGCAACGTGCTGCCGCCCACCATCAACATGACGTCGCCGGACCCGGACTGTGACCTGGACTACGTGCCGAACCAGGCGCGCGAGGCCCGGGTGGACGCGGTGATGAGCAACTCGTTCGGCTTCGGTGGCACCAACGCAGTGCTGCTGTTCAAGCGGTTCTAG
- a CDS encoding beta-ketoacyl-ACP synthase III, which produces MACTQIIGTGSYAPSRVITNQELEARVDTSDAWIRERTGIQERRQAAPEEATSDMAVQAARRALEMAGVSPEELDLIVVGTITPDMPMPSCAAFVQAKLGARRAFAFDVGAACAGSLYAMSVADQFVRSGQVRRALVIGAELLSRVVDWEDRNTCVLFGDGAGAMVLSPSPTPEDGRGILSTHLHTDGSLAEILTIPGGGSRTPMTEEAVRAKLNTLKMNGREVFRFAVRALVDSTQEALASHGLTPGQVDHVIAHQANARILDAALERLEIPRDKCWLNLHKYGNTSSASLPMTLDEAHRAGRLQRGDVIAMMAIGAGMTWGSAVVRW; this is translated from the coding sequence GTGGCATGTACGCAGATCATCGGAACCGGCTCCTACGCACCCTCTCGGGTCATCACCAACCAGGAGCTGGAGGCGCGCGTCGACACCTCCGACGCCTGGATTCGCGAACGCACCGGCATCCAGGAGCGGCGGCAGGCGGCGCCCGAAGAAGCCACCAGTGACATGGCCGTCCAGGCCGCGCGGCGCGCCCTGGAGATGGCGGGAGTGTCGCCGGAGGAGCTGGACCTCATCGTCGTGGGGACGATTACGCCGGACATGCCCATGCCGTCGTGCGCGGCCTTCGTCCAGGCGAAGCTGGGCGCGCGGCGGGCCTTCGCCTTCGACGTGGGCGCGGCCTGCGCCGGCTCGCTGTACGCCATGAGCGTGGCGGATCAGTTCGTGCGCTCCGGGCAGGTGCGGCGGGCGCTCGTCATCGGCGCCGAGTTGCTGAGTCGGGTGGTGGACTGGGAGGACCGCAACACGTGCGTCCTCTTCGGGGACGGGGCGGGGGCCATGGTGCTGTCGCCGTCGCCCACGCCGGAAGACGGGCGCGGCATCCTCTCCACGCACCTGCACACGGACGGCTCCCTGGCCGAGATTCTCACCATCCCCGGGGGCGGCTCGCGCACGCCCATGACGGAGGAGGCGGTGCGCGCGAAGCTGAACACGCTGAAGATGAACGGGCGCGAGGTCTTCCGGTTCGCGGTGCGCGCGCTGGTGGACTCCACCCAGGAGGCGCTGGCGTCGCACGGGCTGACGCCGGGGCAGGTGGACCACGTCATCGCCCACCAGGCGAATGCTCGCATCCTGGACGCTGCGCTGGAGCGACTGGAGATTCCGCGAGACAAGTGCTGGCTGAACCTGCACAAGTACGGCAACACGTCGTCGGCCTCGCTGCCCATGACGCTGGACGAGGCGCACCGCGCCGGCAGGCTCCAGCGGGGGGATGTCATCGCGATGATGGCGATTGGCGCGGGCATGACGTGGGGCAGCGCCGTCGTGCGCTGGTAG
- the fabD gene encoding ACP S-malonyltransferase — translation MAKVAFVFPGQGSQAVGMGRDLFEKFPEARAIFEAADEALGEKLSTLCFEGPEDALKLTANTQPAILTVSVAAHAVFAKRGPAPAFVAGHSLGEYSALVAVGAMSLGDAVRAVRARGSFMQEAVPAGVGAMAAVLGLEPQKVKAACDAAAEGQVVSPANYNSPEQTVIAGNAQAVERAGAKCKEAGAKRVMPLPVSAPFHSALMDPVKPRLAEVLGRMQINAPAVPVVTNVEARPNADASRVVPLLLEQVSAPVRWIECVEALKAEGVTRVVELGPGKVLCGLIKRITKDIETFNVEDAAGLEKVLAALGVSA, via the coding sequence ATGGCGAAGGTCGCGTTCGTGTTCCCCGGGCAGGGCAGCCAGGCCGTGGGGATGGGCAGGGACCTCTTTGAGAAGTTCCCCGAGGCCCGGGCCATCTTCGAGGCCGCTGACGAGGCGCTGGGGGAGAAGCTGTCCACCCTGTGCTTCGAGGGGCCGGAGGATGCGCTGAAGCTGACGGCCAACACCCAGCCGGCCATCCTCACCGTGTCGGTGGCGGCGCATGCCGTCTTCGCCAAGCGCGGGCCCGCGCCGGCCTTCGTGGCGGGGCACTCGCTGGGTGAGTACTCCGCGCTGGTGGCGGTGGGCGCGATGAGCCTGGGCGACGCCGTCCGGGCGGTGCGCGCGCGCGGCTCCTTCATGCAGGAGGCGGTGCCCGCGGGCGTGGGCGCCATGGCCGCGGTGCTGGGCCTGGAGCCGCAGAAGGTGAAGGCGGCCTGTGACGCGGCGGCCGAGGGGCAGGTGGTGTCCCCCGCCAACTACAACTCGCCGGAGCAGACGGTCATCGCGGGCAACGCCCAGGCGGTGGAGCGCGCCGGAGCGAAGTGCAAGGAGGCCGGGGCCAAGCGCGTCATGCCGCTGCCGGTGTCCGCTCCCTTCCACAGCGCGCTGATGGACCCGGTGAAGCCGCGGCTGGCGGAAGTGTTGGGCCGCATGCAGATCAATGCCCCCGCGGTGCCGGTGGTGACGAACGTGGAGGCCCGCCCCAACGCGGACGCCTCGCGCGTGGTGCCGCTGCTGCTGGAGCAGGTGAGCGCGCCGGTCCGCTGGATTGAGTGCGTGGAGGCGCTGAAGGCCGAGGGTGTCACCCGGGTGGTGGAGCTGGGCCCGGGCAAGGTGCTGTGCGGCCTCATCAAGCGCATCACCAAGGACATCGAGACGTTCAACGTGGAGGACGCCGCGGGCCTGGAGAAGGTCCTCGCGGCGCTTGGGGTGAGCGCATGA
- the acpP gene encoding acyl carrier protein, which translates to MSTSTIETKVKSIIADQLGVGEDEIKPESSFIEDLGADSLDIVELVMAMEEEFEVEIPDEEAENIKTVGDAINYINTHKK; encoded by the coding sequence ATGTCGACGTCAACCATTGAGACCAAGGTCAAGTCCATCATCGCCGACCAGCTCGGGGTGGGAGAGGACGAGATCAAGCCCGAGTCGTCCTTCATCGAGGACCTTGGCGCGGACAGCCTCGACATCGTGGAGCTCGTGATGGCGATGGAGGAGGAGTTCGAGGTCGAGATTCCCGACGAGGAGGCCGAGAACATCAAGACCGTCGGCGACGCCATCAACTACATCAACACCCACAAGAAGTAG
- the rpiB gene encoding ribose 5-phosphate isomerase B: MRIILASDHAGLELRQELVAGLKERGVAHDDVGPVTRDSVDYPDFATRVALAVAGGDYTLGVLVCGTGIGMSIVANKHRGVRAALCTTEFEARMARAHNDANVLCLGQRVVGAGVGRAILEAFLSTPFEGGRHERRLQKIREAESQG; this comes from the coding sequence GTGAGAATCATCCTCGCTTCCGACCACGCGGGACTGGAGCTGCGCCAGGAGCTGGTGGCCGGGCTGAAGGAGCGTGGCGTGGCCCATGACGACGTGGGCCCCGTCACGCGCGACTCGGTGGACTATCCGGACTTCGCCACGCGGGTGGCTCTCGCGGTGGCGGGCGGGGACTACACGCTGGGCGTGCTGGTGTGTGGCACCGGCATCGGCATGAGCATCGTCGCCAACAAGCACCGGGGCGTGCGCGCGGCCCTGTGCACCACGGAGTTCGAGGCCCGCATGGCCCGGGCTCACAACGACGCCAACGTGCTGTGCCTGGGCCAGCGCGTGGTGGGGGCCGGCGTGGGCCGCGCCATCCTCGAGGCGTTCCTCAGCACCCCCTTCGAGGGCGGCCGCCATGAGCGGCGCCTGCAGAAGATCCGCGAGGCCGAGTCCCAGGGCTAG
- the fabG gene encoding 3-oxoacyl-[acyl-carrier-protein] reductase yields MSGFKDKVVLVTGGSRGIGRACAVAFAKAGASTVVISYAGNEAAAQEAVGLIQAAGAKAEAVKFDVADTAACASAIDGVVKAHGRLDVLVNNAGVAVDGLVMRVKDEDWDRQMDTNLRGAFALIRAASRPMMKQRAGAIVNVSSVVGEMGNGGQAAYSASKAGLIGLTKSVARELSSRNIRVNVVSPGFIGTDMTSHLGDELRQKMLEGIPLGRLGNPEEVAGAVLFLASDAASYITGEVLKVNGGMYM; encoded by the coding sequence ATGAGCGGCTTCAAGGACAAGGTGGTGCTGGTGACGGGCGGCTCGCGCGGCATCGGCCGGGCGTGCGCGGTGGCCTTCGCCAAGGCGGGCGCGTCCACCGTGGTCATCAGCTACGCGGGCAACGAGGCGGCGGCCCAGGAGGCGGTGGGCCTCATCCAGGCGGCGGGCGCGAAGGCGGAGGCGGTGAAGTTCGACGTGGCGGACACCGCCGCGTGCGCCAGCGCCATCGACGGCGTCGTCAAGGCGCATGGCCGGCTGGACGTGCTCGTCAACAATGCCGGCGTGGCCGTGGACGGCCTGGTGATGCGGGTGAAGGACGAGGATTGGGACCGGCAGATGGACACCAACCTGCGGGGCGCCTTCGCGCTCATCCGCGCGGCCAGCCGGCCGATGATGAAGCAGCGGGCCGGGGCCATCGTCAACGTCAGCTCGGTGGTGGGTGAGATGGGGAACGGTGGCCAGGCGGCCTACTCGGCCTCCAAAGCAGGGCTCATCGGCCTGACCAAGTCCGTGGCCCGCGAGCTGTCCAGCCGGAACATCCGCGTCAACGTCGTGTCGCCGGGCTTCATCGGGACGGACATGACCTCCCACCTCGGTGACGAGCTGCGCCAGAAGATGCTCGAGGGCATTCCCCTCGGGCGGCTGGGCAACCCCGAGGAGGTCGCCGGGGCCGTGCTGTTCCTCGCCAGCGATGCCGCGTCCTACATCACCGGCGAGGTCCTGAAGGTCAACGGCGGCATGTACATGTAA
- the nrdR gene encoding transcriptional regulator NrdR has translation MRCPFCQDAENKVIDSRESHEGSVIRRRRECLACKRRFTTYERVEELYPLIVKKDGRREAFDREKIVSGLKKACEKRPVSADQLEETVVAIERQLQGMGEKEVPSSVIGEEVMRRLQQLDEVAYVRFASVYRSFRDIAEFMHELKDLLEAEERERKAKPPALPGKG, from the coding sequence ATGCGCTGCCCCTTCTGTCAGGACGCCGAGAACAAGGTCATCGACTCTCGCGAGTCGCATGAGGGCTCGGTCATCCGCCGCCGCCGCGAGTGCCTGGCCTGCAAGCGCCGCTTCACCACGTACGAGCGGGTGGAGGAGCTGTACCCGCTCATCGTGAAGAAGGACGGTCGGCGCGAGGCCTTCGACCGCGAGAAGATTGTCAGCGGGCTGAAGAAGGCGTGTGAGAAGCGGCCCGTCTCCGCGGATCAGCTGGAGGAGACGGTGGTGGCGATCGAGCGGCAGCTGCAGGGGATGGGGGAGAAGGAAGTGCCCTCGTCCGTCATCGGCGAGGAGGTCATGCGCCGCCTGCAGCAGCTGGACGAAGTGGCGTATGTTCGCTTCGCCTCCGTGTACCGGAGCTTCCGCGACATCGCGGAGTTCATGCACGAGCTGAAAGATTTGCTCGAGGCCGAGGAGCGAGAGCGCAAGGCGAAGCCTCCGGCTTTGCCGGGCAAGGGTTAA